Sequence from the Anaerohalosphaeraceae bacterium genome:
GTAATCAGCAGCATATCATCAATCTGACCGCCGTAGATATTCACCACAGCCCCGCTGGCCGCATAGACATCGCCCATGTAGTAGGAGTTTTTGATATGGGCCCCGGGGAGAAGATTGACGGTTGCATCCTCAATCCACACATAACCGAGGATTTCCCCGGTGATATCCACGGTTACGCCGCCTGTGTACACCTCATCCGCCCGGCAGAGGGAAACGGATGAGAGCATCACGGCCAACAGAGCACCTGCAGGCCTGTCCGAATCTCTCGATACGTTTTCATGGTTCTACCCCCAATCAGAGAATGGTACTGACGAATTATCGACTCTCTGTAAAGTATACACCCAAAATCATCTAATGCCAAACTGCCCAACTTAACCATAAAATCACCATAAAATCTCGGAATTATCAGACTATGCCGATAAAAACATACCCCTAAGAAACTCCACTAATTTTTTTGATTTTTTAGAAAAACAAATTTGATTTCAGCAAATATATGAGTATATTGTAATATAATCATATTTAGAGGTTACTGAAGCAAGCAATGGAAGACAAAAAACTTCGCCCGGAATTGTTGGAACTTTATGAAAAACAGGCCTTGGTTACACAGGCGATGGCCCATCCGCTTCGGATTGCCATCTTGAATGTCCTGCGGCAGGGCCCCTGCTGCGTTCAGGATATTGTCCGTCAGGTCGGCGGCAAGCAGTCCAATATCTCCCGCCATCTGGGGATTTTAGTCAATGCGGGCATTCTGCAGTATGAAAAGAAAGGGCTTCACGTTTATTACACCCTGAAAAGACAATGCGTCCTTCGTTTTTTAGACTGCCTGTCGGACTATCTGAAGGAACAAATCGAAACAGATAAGAAACTTCTGCAATTCATCTGACGGAGCGGCGAGCCGATGGATTTTCTCAAACAGGAATGGAAAAAACTGGTCGGAATCATCGGGGTTTTTCTGGCCTGCTTTTATCTGCCGCTGGGCTGGCCGCGGTTTGACAACGCCGTGTTCGAATCCCTTCATCTGGTCAAATGGTATGCCCGCGAGCATGTGCTGCTTTGTCTGGTGCCCGCCTTTTTCATTGCCGGAGCCATTACCGTCTTTCTCAGCCAGGCCTCCGTGATGAAATATCTGGGTGCCCGGGCCAACAAAGTGCTGGCGTACGGCGTTGCCTCCATCTCCGGCACTATTCTGGCCGTCTGCTCCTGCACAGTGCTGCCGCTGTTTGCAGGCATCTATCGAATGGGGGCGGGACTGGGACCGGCCTGCGCTTTTCTGTATTCCGGACCGGCGATCAACATTCTGGCGATTATCCTGACCGCCCGCATCCTCGGACTGGAACTGGGCATCGCCCGGGCGGTCGGGGCCGTCCTCTTCAGCATCCTCATCGGCCTGATTATGCATTTTCTCTACCGCAAAGAAGAACTGCAGAAGGCCGATGCACAACTGATGATGCCCACCGAACAGGTCAGCCGTCCCCTTCGGCAGAACGTCATTTTGATGGGGCTGATGATCGGCATTCTGGTTTTTGCCAACTGGGCCCGCAGCGGGGATGTCCGGGCGGTCTTTCTCTGCTGTCCCGGCGGCCTGACAACGTACACAATGGAAGGAACTATCGTCCGGCAAACCGAGCAGCAGGTCCTCCTCAAAGACCGAACCGGTACCGAACACATCATCCCCGCCGAGCAGATTCAGCAGGTCCGCCCCGTGGAAAAAAATCCTCTTTACGAGGCGATTTATAAAATCCGCTGGGGCCTTACAATCGGGCTGCTGGTGCTGCTCCTTGGGCTGGTGCTGCTGTGGATTGACAAAGAAGAACGCATCCACTGGCTTCAGTCCACATGGGGATACGCCGTACAGATTCTGCCGCTGCTGCTGTTCGGCGTGCTGATAGCCGGCTTTCTGCTCGGTCGCGTGGGGCACGAAGGGCTTATCCCATCGGTCTGGATTCAGAAAGCCGTCGGCGGCAATTCCGTCTGGGCCAATCTGTTCGCCTCCGTCGCCGGGGCATTTATGTATTTTGCCACATTGACGGAGGTGCCCATTCTGCAGGGTCTCCTCGGTGCCGGAATGGGCAAAGGACCCGCGCTGGCCCTCCTGCTGGCCGGACCGGCTTTGTCGCTGCCCAATATGCTGGTTATTCGGTCCATTCTGGGCACGCAGAAAACCGTTGTCTTTGTTTCGCTGGTCATCGGAATGGCAGCCCTGTGCGGAATGATTTTCGGAGCGTTCTTCTAAATCGTATGGAAATGCATTTGAAAGCCATTGGAATCATTCATACTCCCTTCTGTCAGGCCGACGGAACACCGATTCAGTCAGCGGCGGCGCGTCAGGCCCGCGGCCGACTGGAGATATTTCCGGAGTATGCGGAAGGTCTTTCAGACCTGGAGGGCTTTGAGCGCATCTGGCTTCTTTACTGGTTTGACCGCGCCGCCGCCCCGCAAATGAAGGTGGTCCCCTTTCTGGACACCGGTCCTCGAGGCCTCTTTGCCACACGGGCACCCTGTCGGCCCAATCCGATTGGAATGTCCTGTGTAAAGCTCCTGAAAATTGAGAACAATTTAATTGAGATAGAAGACGTCGATATTCTCGACAACACCCCGCTGCTGGACATCAAACCGTATGTGCCGGCGTTTGACGTGTTTGATGTCAGAAAAATTGGCTGGCTGCAAAACAAAAAGCCGGAAAACCGGCAGGCAGATCAGAGGTTTTGGAGAAAGGAATTCTGAGATGAAAAAAATCCAGATTTTAGGGACGGGCTGTCCCAAATGCAAAAAGCTGGCAGAGAATGCCGAACTTGCCGCCAAAGAACTGGGGATTGAATATCAAATTGAGAAAATCACGCAGATTAACGACATCATGAAAATGGGGGTGATGATGACGCCGGCGCTGGCTGTCGATGGGGTGGTCAAGGTCGTCGGCAAGGTTGTTTCCCCCGAAGACATCCGAACCATGCTTGTCTGAAACAGAAACTTTTTTTGCGAAAGGAGACCGTACTATGACTTCCGGCAATTCCTGTGCGTGCAGCGGCGGAACAACACTGATTTTCGCCTGTTCGGGGGCTGCCGACGTCGGAGCCGTCGCCGACCGGGCCGCCCGCAAAATGATGCAGATGGGCCTCGGAAAGATGTTCTGCACCGTCGGCATCGGCGGACGCATCAGCGGCATCCTGAAAACCACCGAGGCCGCCGAAAAGATTCTGGCCGTGGACGGCTGTCCGCTCAACTGCGTCAAGCAGTCGCTCGAGCTGGCCGGCTTCAAGAAATTTCGGCATCTCCAGCTGGCGGATTTGGGGATGGAAAAAGGCAAAACCCCCGTCAGCGACGAAGCCGTTGAAAAAGTCGCCGCCAAAGGCAGAGAACTGCTGACCGATTGAGCACAGTGCCATAAACAAGGAAAGTGATGGAGATTCTTCTTCCGCGTCCCTGCTGCGGTCCCGGCGGATGGATGGTTTGGCTGCTGACAGCGGCAGGGGTGTGGCTGTTCATTCAATGGATGCAGCCGATTATCCGTTCGAAAGGGGGTACAATGAACAAGACCGTTAAGATTCTGATTGTTGTCGGGTTGGCGGCGGCGGTGCTGCTTGTTTTCGCCGCCAGACATTCCAGAACCGACAAGACAGCCTCGGCCTCGGCGCATTCTCTTTTCCAGCCGACAGGTCCCTCTTCGCTGCCGCGTCTGGTGGACCTCGGCGCCGGCAAGTGCATCCCCTGCAAAATGATGGCCCCCATCCTCGAATCACTGAAAAAAGAATATGCCGGCAAATTTGATGTGGTTTTCATCGACGTCTGGGAAAAACCGGACGAAGGGGCACAATACGGCATCCGAATGATTCCGACACAGATTTTCTTTGATCCGTCCGGCAAAGAACTGTTCCGCCACGAAGGATTCTT
This genomic interval carries:
- a CDS encoding permease, coding for MDFLKQEWKKLVGIIGVFLACFYLPLGWPRFDNAVFESLHLVKWYAREHVLLCLVPAFFIAGAITVFLSQASVMKYLGARANKVLAYGVASISGTILAVCSCTVLPLFAGIYRMGAGLGPACAFLYSGPAINILAIILTARILGLELGIARAVGAVLFSILIGLIMHFLYRKEELQKADAQLMMPTEQVSRPLRQNVILMGLMIGILVFANWARSGDVRAVFLCCPGGLTTYTMEGTIVRQTEQQVLLKDRTGTEHIIPAEQIQQVRPVEKNPLYEAIYKIRWGLTIGLLVLLLGLVLLWIDKEERIHWLQSTWGYAVQILPLLLFGVLIAGFLLGRVGHEGLIPSVWIQKAVGGNSVWANLFASVAGAFMYFATLTEVPILQGLLGAGMGKGPALALLLAGPALSLPNMLVIRSILGTQKTVVFVSLVIGMAALCGMIFGAFF
- a CDS encoding putative zinc-binding protein gives rise to the protein MTSGNSCACSGGTTLIFACSGAADVGAVADRAARKMMQMGLGKMFCTVGIGGRISGILKTTEAAEKILAVDGCPLNCVKQSLELAGFKKFRHLQLADLGMEKGKTPVSDEAVEKVAAKGRELLTD
- the tsaA gene encoding tRNA (N6-threonylcarbamoyladenosine(37)-N6)-methyltransferase TrmO — encoded protein: MHLKAIGIIHTPFCQADGTPIQSAAARQARGRLEIFPEYAEGLSDLEGFERIWLLYWFDRAAAPQMKVVPFLDTGPRGLFATRAPCRPNPIGMSCVKLLKIENNLIEIEDVDILDNTPLLDIKPYVPAFDVFDVRKIGWLQNKKPENRQADQRFWRKEF
- a CDS encoding thioredoxin domain-containing protein, which gives rise to MEILLPRPCCGPGGWMVWLLTAAGVWLFIQWMQPIIRSKGGTMNKTVKILIVVGLAAAVLLVFAARHSRTDKTASASAHSLFQPTGPSSLPRLVDLGAGKCIPCKMMAPILESLKKEYAGKFDVVFIDVWEKPDEGAQYGIRMIPTQIFFDPSGKELFRHEGFFSKEDILAKWKELGFDFSAPAGESAPQTETLSP
- a CDS encoding metalloregulator ArsR/SmtB family transcription factor gives rise to the protein MEDKKLRPELLELYEKQALVTQAMAHPLRIAILNVLRQGPCCVQDIVRQVGGKQSNISRHLGILVNAGILQYEKKGLHVYYTLKRQCVLRFLDCLSDYLKEQIETDKKLLQFI
- a CDS encoding thioredoxin family protein, with product MKKIQILGTGCPKCKKLAENAELAAKELGIEYQIEKITQINDIMKMGVMMTPALAVDGVVKVVGKVVSPEDIRTMLV